A single Candidatus Goldiibacteriota bacterium DNA region contains:
- a CDS encoding ABC transporter ATP-binding protein, whose product MISVKGISKIYKTGKMEYQALNDVTIDIKRGEFVAIMGPSGSGKSTLMHLLGFLDKPDSGSYLLEGNETAGLTDEEYARLRQNKIGFVFQQFHLLPRSSAEENVAMPLVYSGKKIFEHRAKELLESVGLGTKLKNLPGEMSGGEKQRAAIARALINDPEIIFADEPTGNLDSKSEKEIMEIFTVLNNQGK is encoded by the coding sequence ATGATATCTGTTAAGGGTATTTCAAAGATATACAAAACCGGAAAAATGGAATATCAGGCGTTAAATGACGTCACCATTGACATCAAAAGGGGTGAATTTGTAGCAATTATGGGGCCTTCCGGTTCCGGTAAGTCCACTTTAATGCACCTTCTTGGATTTCTTGATAAGCCGGATTCGGGTTCATATCTGCTTGAAGGCAATGAGACCGCGGGGTTAACCGATGAAGAATACGCCCGGTTAAGGCAGAATAAAATTGGTTTTGTATTTCAGCAGTTTCACCTGCTGCCCAGAAGCAGCGCTGAGGAAAATGTGGCAATGCCGCTTGTTTATTCCGGAAAAAAAATATTTGAACACAGGGCAAAAGAGCTGCTTGAAAGTGTGGGGCTGGGGACAAAACTTAAAAATCTGCCGGGTGAAATGTCCGGCGGCGAAAAACAAAGGGCGGCAATAGCACGCGCGCTGATTAATGACCCGGAAATTATTTTCGCGGATGAACCCACGGGCAACCTTGATTCCAAAAGCGAAAAAGAGATAATGGAAATATTTACCGTGCTTAATAACCAGGGTAAG
- a CDS encoding efflux RND transporter periplasmic adaptor subunit has protein sequence MNNKGKIIAAAVIVIIIAGFIIVKKPFSGKKAPQMAEIYPEIRDISVIISATGAVQPMNRLEIKPPIAGRIEKVLVKEGDVVSKGKVLALMSSSERAALLDAARAQGEDNVKKWEEIYKPISVIAPINGTVIVRGSEPGQTVGSGDAVFVLSDRLVIKTSVDETDVGKVKVGQKAVITLDAYSDTEIPGSVYHISYESSVMNNVSIYETFVKPDKVPDFFRSGMTANVNIIKSESKAALSLPVNAVKIKDGVSFVMIKSGDKPKRKEVVTGIDDGSYIEIKSGLTAEDTVLTVKNGYTAYNDSNKNTGTNPFMPKRPGARR, from the coding sequence CTGAATAATAAAGGAAAAATTATAGCGGCGGCTGTTATTGTTATTATCATTGCCGGTTTTATCATTGTTAAAAAGCCTTTTAGCGGGAAAAAAGCGCCGCAAATGGCTGAAATATACCCTGAAATAAGGGATATATCGGTGATTATTTCCGCTACAGGCGCTGTTCAGCCGATGAACAGGCTGGAAATAAAACCGCCTATTGCTGGCAGGATAGAAAAGGTGCTTGTTAAAGAAGGCGATGTTGTATCAAAAGGAAAGGTGCTTGCGCTTATGAGTTCTTCTGAAAGGGCGGCATTGCTTGATGCCGCGCGCGCGCAGGGCGAAGACAACGTAAAGAAATGGGAGGAAATTTACAAGCCCATTTCTGTTATCGCCCCCATAAACGGTACTGTAATAGTAAGGGGGTCGGAACCGGGGCAGACTGTGGGTTCGGGCGATGCGGTATTTGTACTGTCTGACAGGCTTGTTATTAAAACTTCCGTGGATGAGACTGATGTGGGAAAAGTAAAAGTGGGGCAGAAAGCCGTGATAACGCTTGACGCTTATTCAGACACGGAAATTCCCGGCAGTGTTTATCACATAAGTTATGAATCAAGCGTAATGAATAACGTATCTATTTATGAAACTTTTGTGAAACCGGATAAGGTTCCTGATTTCTTCAGGTCGGGAATGACCGCCAATGTGAATATTATTAAATCTGAAAGTAAAGCAGCGCTGTCATTGCCTGTCAATGCCGTGAAAATAAAAGACGGCGTTTCCTTTGTAATGATAAAAAGCGGGGACAAACCCAAAAGAAAAGAGGTTGTAACGGGCATTGATGACGGTTCTTATATAGAAATAAAATCCGGGTTAACCGCCGAAGATACCGTTCTTACCGTTAAAAACGGATATACCGCGTATAATGATTCAAATAAAAACACCGGAACAAACCCCTTTATGCCGAAACGCCCCGGCGCAAGGCGTTAA
- a CDS encoding TolC family protein produces MKGNNMKNKIFCFVLLSFLIFPALLQADVISWQQCAKNALANSGDLAAAKEKLNKALAAKNSSISNILPSVNAGAGYSRNAGGEGYSYSISGSQVIFQGLRNIFSILASDASLMAARAEYDTASALVRHNLKLAYIEVSKQQEAEGITEIIMERRKQQLELVELKYNSGKEHRGAFLNAQASMAQSEADYRQAKDLLVLAKLKLARQMGAELNSDFTVEPQDETFITVQLPDFKNEAMNTSDIKKYQANLEAAKHRVAIARAQFLPSVSASASYGKSGDTWLPQNENWSLGVNISLPILSGLDKLSSLSQAESDLKTAQIALDDGIKDMEIKLREKFINLQSSADEVNVRKKSASAIEERAQIADAQYQTGLMTFDNWAMIQDDLVNSRKSMLAAAASYHGAYSQWLNTIGRKLEDEAE; encoded by the coding sequence ATGAAAGGTAATAATATGAAAAATAAAATATTCTGTTTTGTTCTTCTGTCTTTTCTGATTTTTCCTGCGTTGCTGCAGGCAGATGTTATTTCTTGGCAGCAGTGCGCGAAAAACGCGCTTGCAAACAGCGGGGATTTGGCCGCGGCAAAAGAGAAACTTAACAAGGCGCTGGCCGCAAAAAATTCTTCCATATCAAACATACTGCCTTCGGTAAACGCGGGCGCCGGATACAGCAGAAACGCCGGCGGTGAAGGGTATTCTTATAGTATATCCGGTTCGCAGGTTATTTTTCAGGGGTTAAGAAATATATTTTCCATACTTGCGTCAGACGCTTCGCTTATGGCTGCGCGCGCGGAATACGACACTGCTTCGGCGCTTGTACGACATAATTTAAAACTTGCGTATATAGAGGTTTCAAAACAGCAGGAAGCTGAAGGCATTACAGAAATTATAATGGAAAGAAGAAAGCAGCAGCTGGAACTTGTGGAGTTAAAATATAATTCCGGCAAAGAACACAGGGGCGCTTTCTTAAACGCGCAGGCTTCCATGGCCCAGTCGGAAGCGGATTACAGGCAGGCAAAAGACCTTCTGGTGCTGGCAAAGTTAAAACTGGCAAGGCAGATGGGGGCTGAATTAAACAGCGATTTTACCGTGGAACCGCAGGATGAAACTTTTATTACTGTTCAACTGCCGGACTTTAAGAATGAAGCGATGAATACATCGGACATAAAAAAATATCAGGCAAATCTTGAAGCGGCAAAACACAGGGTTGCTATTGCAAGGGCTCAGTTTCTGCCTTCGGTTTCGGCGTCCGCAAGTTATGGCAAGTCCGGGGACACCTGGCTTCCGCAGAATGAGAACTGGTCTCTTGGCGTAAATATAAGCCTTCCCATTCTGTCAGGCCTTGATAAATTATCATCGTTATCACAGGCAGAGTCTGACCTAAAGACCGCACAGATAGCCCTTGATGACGGAATCAAAGATATGGAGATTAAATTAAGGGAAAAATTTATAAACCTGCAGTCATCCGCGGATGAAGTAAATGTAAGGAAAAAATCCGCGTCCGCGATTGAAGAACGGGCGCAGATAGCGGATGCCCAATATCAGACAGGCCTTATGACATTTGACAACTGGGCTATGATACAGGATGACCTTGTAAATTCAAGAAAATCCATGCTTGCCGCCGCTGCTTCTTATCACGGAGCGTATTCACAGTGGCTTAATACAATAGGGAGGAAATTAGAAGATGAAGCTGAATAA
- a CDS encoding DUF456 domain-containing protein has product MDITFVIAGSILQLLALIGCVVPVLIGPPLAYAGLLFLHFSKYGEFSTAFLIVAGILTIAASILDNVFSIMGAKQFGGSKRAIIGAAAGTIAGIFLLPPVGMLLGAFIGAFIGEISAGKEVLKSVKVSFGTFVGFIAGIALKLSATLIMLFFFVLEIIKN; this is encoded by the coding sequence ATGGATATTACATTTGTAATTGCAGGTTCTATCTTACAGTTATTGGCGCTTATCGGTTGCGTGGTTCCGGTCTTAATAGGGCCGCCTTTGGCTTACGCGGGCCTTTTATTCCTTCACTTTTCAAAGTACGGCGAATTTTCAACCGCTTTCCTTATTGTAGCGGGTATTCTTACCATTGCAGCATCCATACTTGACAATGTTTTTTCCATAATGGGCGCGAAACAGTTTGGCGGCAGCAAGCGTGCCATAATAGGAGCCGCGGCAGGTACTATTGCGGGAATTTTCCTGTTACCGCCCGTGGGAATGCTGCTGGGCGCTTTTATCGGTGCATTTATCGGGGAAATTTCTGCAGGAAAAGAAGTCTTAAAATCAGTTAAGGTCTCTTTTGGCACTTTTGTGGGTTTTATCGCGGGCATTGCCCTGAAACTTTCCGCCACTTTAATAATGCTGTTTTTCTTTGTACTGGAAATTATTAAGAACTGA